A window from Felis catus isolate Fca126 chromosome B1, F.catus_Fca126_mat1.0, whole genome shotgun sequence encodes these proteins:
- the LOC101094593 gene encoding alveolar macrophage chemotactic factor, with protein MRRTWGSHSARELQIRAPLPPLEPAPLAALVAAMSLPPSRAARAPRLSGSLCALLLLLLLLTPPGPLASAGPVAVIVRELRCVCLTTTPGIHPKMIAKMQVIGAGPQCPKVEVIATLKNKKEVCLDPETPVMKKAIQKILDSGKKAD; from the exons ATGCGGAGAACTTGGGGAAGCCACAGTGCGAGGGAGCTTCAAATCCGGGCTCCTCTCCCGCCTCTGGAACCCGCACCCCTCGCCGCACTCGTGGCCGCCATGAGCCTCCCGCCGAGCCGcgccgcccgcgccccgcgcctTTCGGGCTCGCTGTGCgcgctgctcctgctgctgctgctgctgacgCCGCCGGGGCCCCTCGCCAGCG CCGGTCCCGTCGCGGTCATAGTGAGGGAGCTGCGTTGCGTGTGTTTAACCACCACACCGGGGATTCATCCCAAAATGATCGCTAAGATGCAGGTGATCGGGGCCGGGCCACAGTGTCCCAAGGTGGAAGTCAT agCCACCCTGAAGAACAAGAAGGAAGTCTGTCTGGACCCAGAAACCCCTGTGATGAAGAAAGCCATCCAGAAAATCTTAGACAG TGGGAAAAAGGCTGATTAA